One Mailhella massiliensis DNA segment encodes these proteins:
- the rpoC gene encoding DNA-directed RNA polymerase subunit beta' — protein MSLDDLFTVRDTAASSSVSNIRNLNSIQITLASPENIREWSYGEVKKPETINYRTFKPERDGLFCAKIFGPVKDYECNCGKYKRMKHRGIVCEKCGVEVIASKVRRERMGHIELAAPVAHIWFLKTLPSKIGTLLDMTMADLEKVLYFDSYVVLDPGSTNLSRMQVISEDQYLQILERFGDESLKVGMGAEAIRGLLEELDLPSLKVKLREESQETKSQTKKKKLTKRLKIVEAFLESNNKPEWMILEVIPVIPPDLRPLVPLDGGRFATSDLNDLYRRVINRNNRLKRLKELGAPDIIIRNEKRMLQEAVDALFDNGRRGRAITGTNGRPLKSLSDMIKGKQGRFRQNLLGKRVDYSGRSVICVGPSLKLHQCGLPKKMALELFKPFIYSELEKRGYASTIKSAKKMVEREELVVWDILAEVVREYPVLLNRAPTLHRLGIQAFEPLLVEGKAIRLHPLVCTAYNADFDGDQMAVHIPLSVEAQIECRVLLMSTNNILSPANGSPVIIPSQDMVLGLYYMTMDRSFCKGEGMTFCGPWEVEAAYDAKQLDLHARIKVRMGSGKPVETTCGRVLVWERLPHVLPFEEVNKVLTKKAIGKLVGIAYKAAGIKNTVILCDQLKNIGYEFSTRAGISIGLKDMTIPSRKKAIISASQAEVDDIEQQYRNGIITRTEKYNKVVDVWSQTSTNISKEMMKEISVDHVVDPKTGREADDTSFNPIFMMSNSGARGNADQMRQLGGMRGLMAKPSGAIIETPITASFREGLTVLQYFTSTHGARKGLADTALKTANSGYLTRRLVDVVQDVIVSQEDCNTVDGIEMTALREGNEIKLPLRDRIIGRVLLYPVMHPTTKELLFPANTLVDEKVANALDEAGVGTVTIRSALTCQAERGVCALCYGRDLARGHLVNVGETVGIIAAQSIGEPGTQLTMRTFHIGGTASAQVAKSSFEAQNSGRISLTRVKAVINRDGVAMVIGKSGQLTIVDEQGREAEKYILPNGARLYVNDGEEVVKGKMLAEWDPFNEPFITEVDGFIRFKDIIEGKTVQEKMDEATRQSTRTIMEYRTTSFRPAIDITAEDGTIKSRTSAQGTGSIPATYTMPVGALIMVKDGEAVQAGDIIARKPRETSKTKDIVGGLPRVAELFEARKPKEMAVVSEISGIVEYAGESKGKRKLIVRPEVGEPKEYLIPKGKHITASEGDYVEAGEPVTEGHPELHDILHTRGEKYLARYLVDEIQEVYRFQGVGIDDKHIEVIVRQMLKKVTILDPGQTTFLVGEQVDKVEFKEENDKAIAEGRQPAVAEPLVLGITQASLSSLSWVAAASFQETTKVLTEASLKGKHDYLRGLKENVIVGRLIPAGTGYREYVNQDIEVPDQKERPNKYLRDLEENPIIAPDIETGINNAMND, from the coding sequence ATGAGTCTGGACGATCTGTTTACTGTCCGCGACACGGCGGCCTCCTCCAGCGTGTCGAACATCCGCAATCTGAATTCCATTCAGATCACGCTTGCGTCGCCGGAAAACATACGGGAATGGTCGTACGGCGAAGTCAAGAAGCCGGAAACCATCAACTACCGTACCTTCAAGCCCGAACGCGACGGCCTGTTCTGCGCCAAGATCTTCGGCCCCGTGAAGGACTATGAGTGCAATTGCGGCAAGTACAAGCGGATGAAGCACCGCGGCATCGTCTGCGAAAAGTGCGGCGTTGAAGTCATCGCCTCCAAGGTGCGCCGCGAACGCATGGGTCACATCGAGCTTGCCGCGCCCGTGGCCCATATCTGGTTTTTGAAGACCCTTCCCTCCAAGATCGGCACGCTGCTCGACATGACCATGGCCGACCTTGAGAAGGTGCTGTATTTCGACTCCTATGTGGTTCTGGACCCGGGTTCCACCAACCTGAGCCGCATGCAGGTCATTTCCGAAGACCAGTATCTTCAGATCCTGGAACGCTTCGGCGACGAGTCCCTCAAGGTGGGCATGGGTGCCGAAGCCATCCGCGGCCTTCTGGAAGAGCTCGACCTGCCGTCCCTCAAGGTGAAGCTGCGTGAAGAATCGCAGGAAACCAAGAGCCAGACCAAGAAGAAGAAGCTCACCAAGCGCCTGAAGATCGTGGAAGCCTTCCTGGAATCCAACAACAAGCCCGAATGGATGATCCTGGAAGTCATTCCCGTCATTCCGCCGGATCTGCGTCCTCTGGTTCCGCTGGACGGCGGCCGCTTCGCCACCTCCGACCTGAACGACCTGTACCGCCGCGTCATCAACCGCAACAACCGTCTGAAGCGCCTGAAGGAACTCGGCGCGCCGGACATCATCATCCGCAACGAAAAGCGTATGCTTCAGGAAGCGGTGGATGCTCTGTTCGACAACGGTCGCCGCGGCCGCGCCATCACCGGCACCAACGGCCGTCCGCTGAAGTCCCTTTCCGACATGATCAAGGGCAAGCAGGGCCGCTTCCGTCAGAACCTGCTCGGCAAGCGCGTGGACTATTCCGGCCGTTCCGTCATCTGCGTGGGCCCCTCTCTGAAGCTGCATCAGTGCGGTCTGCCCAAGAAGATGGCTCTCGAGCTGTTCAAGCCCTTCATCTATTCCGAACTGGAAAAGAGAGGCTACGCTTCCACCATCAAGAGCGCGAAGAAGATGGTGGAGCGCGAGGAGCTCGTGGTGTGGGATATCCTGGCCGAAGTGGTGCGCGAATACCCCGTGCTGCTGAACCGTGCTCCTACGCTGCACCGTCTGGGCATTCAGGCCTTTGAACCCCTGCTCGTGGAAGGCAAGGCCATCCGTCTGCATCCGCTCGTGTGTACGGCGTACAACGCCGACTTCGACGGCGACCAGATGGCCGTGCATATCCCGCTTTCCGTGGAAGCGCAGATCGAATGCCGCGTGCTGCTCATGAGCACCAACAACATTCTTTCTCCGGCAAACGGCAGCCCCGTCATCATTCCCTCGCAGGACATGGTTCTCGGTCTGTACTACATGACCATGGACCGTTCCTTCTGCAAGGGCGAAGGCATGACCTTCTGCGGTCCCTGGGAAGTGGAAGCCGCCTACGACGCCAAGCAGCTTGACCTGCATGCGCGCATCAAGGTGCGCATGGGTTCCGGCAAGCCCGTGGAAACCACCTGCGGCCGCGTGCTGGTATGGGAACGTCTGCCTCATGTGCTGCCCTTTGAAGAAGTCAACAAGGTGCTCACCAAGAAGGCCATCGGCAAGCTCGTGGGCATCGCCTACAAGGCCGCCGGCATTAAGAACACCGTCATCCTGTGCGACCAGCTGAAGAACATCGGTTACGAGTTCTCCACCCGCGCAGGTATTTCCATCGGCCTGAAGGACATGACCATTCCTTCCCGCAAGAAGGCCATCATTTCCGCTTCGCAGGCGGAAGTGGACGACATCGAGCAGCAGTACCGCAACGGTATCATCACCCGTACGGAAAAGTACAACAAGGTGGTTGACGTGTGGTCGCAGACCTCCACCAACATTTCCAAGGAAATGATGAAGGAGATTTCCGTCGACCATGTGGTGGATCCGAAGACGGGCCGCGAAGCCGACGACACGAGCTTCAACCCCATCTTCATGATGTCCAACTCCGGCGCTCGAGGCAACGCGGACCAGATGAGACAGCTCGGCGGTATGCGCGGTCTGATGGCCAAGCCTTCCGGCGCCATCATCGAAACGCCTATTACCGCGAGCTTCCGTGAAGGCCTCACCGTGCTGCAGTACTTCACCTCCACGCACGGCGCCCGTAAGGGTCTGGCCGATACCGCTCTGAAGACGGCCAACTCCGGTTACCTGACCCGTCGTCTCGTGGACGTGGTGCAGGACGTCATCGTTTCGCAGGAAGACTGCAACACCGTGGACGGCATCGAAATGACCGCTCTGCGCGAAGGGAACGAAATCAAGCTCCCCCTGCGCGACCGCATCATCGGCCGTGTGCTGCTTTACCCGGTCATGCATCCCACCACCAAGGAACTGCTGTTCCCCGCCAACACTCTGGTGGACGAAAAGGTGGCCAACGCGCTGGACGAAGCCGGCGTGGGCACTGTGACCATCCGCTCCGCGCTCACCTGCCAGGCGGAACGCGGCGTGTGCGCCCTGTGCTACGGCCGTGACCTCGCCCGCGGGCATCTCGTCAACGTGGGTGAAACCGTGGGTATCATCGCCGCTCAGTCCATCGGTGAACCCGGCACGCAGCTGACCATGCGTACCTTCCACATCGGCGGTACCGCTTCGGCTCAGGTGGCCAAGTCCAGCTTCGAGGCGCAGAACTCCGGCCGCATCAGCCTGACCCGCGTCAAGGCCGTCATCAACCGCGACGGCGTGGCCATGGTCATCGGCAAGAGCGGTCAGCTCACCATCGTGGACGAACAGGGCCGCGAAGCGGAAAAGTACATCCTGCCCAACGGCGCCCGCCTCTACGTCAATGACGGCGAGGAAGTGGTGAAGGGCAAGATGCTTGCCGAATGGGACCCCTTCAACGAACCCTTCATCACGGAAGTGGACGGTTTCATCCGCTTCAAGGACATCATCGAAGGCAAGACGGTGCAGGAAAAGATGGACGAGGCCACCCGCCAGTCCACCCGCACCATCATGGAATACCGCACCACGAGCTTCCGCCCGGCCATCGACATCACGGCGGAAGACGGCACCATCAAGTCCCGCACGTCGGCGCAGGGCACGGGTTCCATCCCGGCCACCTACACCATGCCGGTGGGCGCCCTCATCATGGTGAAGGACGGCGAGGCCGTGCAGGCCGGTGACATCATCGCCCGTAAGCCCCGTGAAACTTCCAAGACCAAGGATATCGTGGGTGGTCTTCCCCGCGTGGCCGAGCTCTTCGAAGCCCGCAAGCCCAAGGAAATGGCCGTGGTGTCGGAAATCTCCGGCATCGTGGAATACGCGGGCGAATCCAAGGGCAAGAGAAAGCTCATCGTGCGTCCTGAAGTGGGCGAACCCAAGGAATACCTCATTCCCAAGGGCAAGCACATCACCGCGTCCGAAGGCGACTATGTGGAGGCCGGCGAACCCGTGACCGAAGGGCATCCCGAACTGCACGACATTCTGCATACCCGCGGTGAAAAATACCTGGCCCGCTACCTCGTGGACGAAATCCAGGAAGTGTACCGCTTCCAGGGCGTGGGTATCGACGACAAGCACATCGAAGTCATCGTGCGTCAGATGCTGAAGAAGGTGACCATCCTCGATCCGGGGCAGACCACCTTCCTCGTGGGCGAACAGGTGGACAAGGTGGAATTCAAGGAAGAAAACGACAAGGCCATTGCCGAAGGCCGCCAGCCCGCCGTGGCCGAGCCTCTGGTTCTGGGCATCACGCAGGCCTCTCTGAGCTCCCTGTCGTGGGTGGCCGCCGCCTCCTTCCAGGAAACCACCAAGGTGCTCACCGAGGCTTCCCTCAAGGGCAAGCACGACTACCTGCGCGGCCTGAAGGAAAACGTCATCGTGGGTCGCCTTATTCCCGCCGGTACGGGCTACCGCGAATACGTCAATCAGGACATCGAGGTGCCGGACCAGAAGGAACGCCCCAACAAGTACCTGCGCGACCTTGAGGAAAACCCCATCATCGCCCCTGATATCGAAACCGGTATCAACAACGCGATGAACGACTGA
- the rpoB gene encoding DNA-directed RNA polymerase subunit beta, with protein sequence MGQLTKQFGKIKVSIPIPHLLNLQVDSYSAFLQEGRKESERDPHVGLEGVFRSVFPIEDFNRTASLEYLGYDISEPKYDQAECISKGLTYEAPVRIKVRLDIYDVDEAANTRTYRDGKEQDIYFGTLPLMTEKGTFIVNGTERVIVNQLQRSPGIIFEHDGGKTHTSRKVLYSCRVIPMRGSWLDFDFDHKDILYVRIDRRRKMPATILFKAMGMSKTQILDTFYKKEEYRLEGSRLLMRADAELYANDKDRIAYNDILDAEGNVIVKAGKKLNKRDWRKISGAGIEYIEVAPDSLNGLFLGEDVVNAATGEIMAEAADELTPSLLEQMLEAGVTSLSILHTKGADTSSSIRDTLMLDKTTSTEKAQEEIYRRLRPSSPPTPEIAASYFDNLFRNADYYDLSAVGRYKLNLRLGLDTDKDVLTLTDEDIITAIKVLVTMKDSNGAPDDIDHLGNRRVRLVGELVENQYRIGLVRMERAIKERMSIQEVASLMPHDLINPKPVAAVLKEFFGTSQLSQFMDQTNSLSEVTHKRRLSALGPGGLTRERAGFEVRDVHTSHYGRICPIETPEGPNIGLIVSLTTYAKVNEYGFIETPYRVVRDGRKTDEIVHLDASCEKDQIIAQANAPVDETGRFIEENMTVRSTGGDVLMASRDEVTLQDISPSQMVSISAALIPFLEHDDANRALMGSNMQRQAVPLLRSERPLVGTGMEYDVARDSGACLLAEGDGVVRYADAERVIVAYDDLYMEDRGGVRSYDLLKYHKSNQNSCFGQKPTCYPGQRVKKNDVLADGPGIENGELALGKNLVVAFMPWCGYNYEDAVLISERAVRDDIYTSIHIEEFEVAARDTKLGPEEITRDIPNVGDDMLHNLDGSGVIRIGASVKPDDILVGKITPKGETQLTPEEKLLRAIFGDKARDVKNTSLKVPPGIEGTVIDVKVFNRRSGEKDDRTREIEAYEIAKLDRKEADHVRALTERTRERMRPLMEGQVLAVAIAGKRKGEVLAEAGTELTWDVMLELPIKRLADILRNKEINEQITHMLEAYDRQLEVVKKLYDAKREKATEGDDLPPGVIKMVKVHIAIKRKLSVGDKMAGRHGNKGVVSMILPEEDMPFFKDGRPVDVVLNPLGVPSRMNIGQIMETHLGWAAKELGRQLAEMVDNGVAMDKLRAEVKDIFAADLPAARADGMTIDELVDSMDDDALRKAVLGLRKGIITKTPVFDGAEEDQIWSWLERAGLPNDGKTVLYDGRTGEPFANRVTTGVMYYLKLHHLVDEKIHARSTGPYSLVTQQPLGGKAQFGGQRLGEMEVWALEGYGASYLLQEFLTVKSDDVAGRVKMYEKIVKGDNFLEAGLPESFNVLVKELMSLGLNVNLEQEETKKPAKPRFFVNTPVIEE encoded by the coding sequence ATGGGTCAGCTTACGAAGCAATTCGGCAAAATCAAAGTGTCCATTCCCATTCCGCACCTTTTGAATCTTCAGGTGGACTCGTACAGCGCCTTCCTGCAGGAAGGGCGCAAGGAATCGGAACGCGACCCCCATGTGGGGCTGGAAGGCGTCTTCCGGTCCGTGTTCCCCATCGAAGATTTTAATCGTACCGCCAGCCTGGAATATCTGGGTTATGACATCAGCGAGCCAAAGTACGACCAGGCCGAGTGCATTTCCAAGGGCCTGACCTACGAAGCTCCCGTGCGTATCAAGGTGCGTCTCGATATTTATGACGTCGACGAAGCAGCCAACACCCGCACCTACCGTGACGGCAAGGAGCAGGACATCTATTTCGGCACGCTTCCGCTGATGACCGAAAAGGGCACGTTCATCGTGAACGGCACCGAACGCGTCATCGTCAATCAGCTGCAGCGTTCCCCCGGCATCATTTTCGAACATGACGGCGGCAAGACGCACACCTCCCGCAAGGTGCTCTATTCCTGCCGCGTCATTCCCATGCGCGGTTCCTGGCTCGATTTCGACTTCGACCATAAGGACATTCTGTACGTCCGCATCGACCGCCGCCGCAAGATGCCCGCAACCATCCTGTTCAAGGCCATGGGCATGTCCAAGACGCAGATCCTCGACACCTTCTACAAGAAGGAAGAGTATCGTCTGGAAGGTTCCCGTCTGCTCATGCGTGCCGATGCCGAACTGTACGCCAACGACAAGGACCGCATCGCCTACAACGACATCCTGGATGCCGAAGGCAATGTGATCGTCAAGGCCGGAAAGAAGCTGAACAAGCGCGACTGGAGAAAGATCTCCGGTGCGGGCATTGAATATATCGAAGTTGCTCCCGACTCCCTGAACGGTCTTTTCCTCGGTGAAGACGTGGTGAACGCCGCCACCGGTGAAATCATGGCCGAAGCGGCCGACGAGCTGACGCCCTCCCTGCTCGAACAGATGCTGGAAGCGGGCGTGACCAGCCTTTCCATCCTGCACACCAAGGGCGCCGATACCTCTTCCTCCATCCGCGACACTCTCATGCTCGACAAGACCACGAGCACCGAGAAGGCGCAGGAGGAAATCTACCGTCGTCTGCGTCCGAGCTCCCCGCCCACGCCCGAAATCGCGGCCAGCTACTTCGACAATCTGTTCCGCAACGCGGACTACTACGATCTGTCCGCCGTGGGCCGCTACAAGCTCAACCTGCGCCTCGGTCTCGACACCGACAAGGACGTGCTGACCCTCACCGACGAGGACATCATCACGGCCATCAAGGTGCTTGTGACCATGAAGGACAGCAACGGCGCGCCCGACGATATCGACCATCTGGGCAACCGCCGCGTGCGTCTGGTGGGCGAACTGGTGGAAAACCAGTACCGTATCGGCCTTGTGCGCATGGAACGCGCCATCAAGGAACGCATGAGCATTCAGGAAGTCGCTTCCCTCATGCCGCACGACCTCATCAACCCCAAGCCCGTGGCTGCGGTGCTCAAGGAATTCTTCGGCACCTCCCAGCTGTCGCAGTTCATGGACCAGACCAACTCCCTGTCGGAAGTGACGCACAAGCGCCGTCTTTCCGCTCTGGGCCCCGGCGGTCTGACCCGCGAACGTGCGGGCTTCGAAGTGCGCGACGTTCATACCTCCCACTACGGCCGTATCTGCCCCATTGAAACGCCTGAAGGCCCGAACATCGGTCTTATCGTTTCTCTGACCACCTACGCCAAGGTGAATGAATACGGCTTCATTGAAACGCCCTATCGCGTGGTGCGCGACGGCCGCAAGACCGACGAGATCGTGCATCTCGACGCCTCCTGCGAAAAGGACCAGATCATCGCCCAGGCCAACGCGCCCGTGGACGAAACCGGCCGTTTCATCGAAGAGAACATGACCGTGCGTTCCACCGGCGGCGACGTGCTCATGGCGAGCCGCGACGAAGTCACCCTGCAGGACATTTCGCCCAGCCAGATGGTGTCCATTTCCGCCGCGCTCATTCCCTTCCTCGAACATGACGACGCCAACCGCGCCCTCATGGGTTCGAACATGCAGCGCCAGGCCGTTCCGCTTCTGCGTTCCGAACGTCCTCTGGTGGGCACGGGCATGGAATACGACGTGGCCCGCGACTCCGGCGCCTGCCTGCTTGCGGAAGGCGACGGCGTGGTGCGCTATGCCGACGCCGAGCGCGTCATCGTGGCCTACGACGACCTGTACATGGAAGATCGCGGCGGCGTGCGCAGCTACGACCTTCTGAAGTACCACAAATCGAACCAGAACTCCTGCTTCGGCCAGAAGCCCACCTGCTATCCCGGCCAGAGGGTGAAGAAGAACGACGTTCTGGCCGACGGTCCCGGCATTGAAAACGGCGAACTGGCTCTGGGCAAGAACCTGGTCGTGGCCTTCATGCCCTGGTGCGGTTACAACTACGAAGACGCCGTGCTCATTTCCGAGCGTGCGGTGCGCGACGACATCTACACGTCCATCCACATCGAAGAATTCGAAGTGGCCGCCCGCGACACCAAGCTCGGACCGGAAGAAATCACCCGCGATATTCCCAACGTGGGCGACGACATGCTGCACAACCTGGACGGCAGCGGCGTCATCCGCATCGGCGCTTCCGTGAAGCCCGACGACATTCTCGTGGGCAAGATCACGCCCAAGGGCGAAACGCAGCTTACTCCTGAAGAGAAGCTGCTGCGCGCCATATTCGGCGACAAGGCCCGCGACGTGAAAAACACCTCCCTCAAGGTTCCCCCGGGAATCGAAGGCACCGTCATCGACGTGAAGGTGTTCAACCGCCGTTCCGGCGAGAAGGACGACCGTACCCGTGAAATCGAGGCCTACGAGATCGCGAAGCTCGACCGCAAGGAAGCGGATCATGTCCGCGCCCTGACCGAGCGTACCCGCGAACGTATGCGTCCTCTCATGGAAGGTCAGGTGCTCGCCGTCGCCATTGCCGGCAAGCGCAAGGGCGAAGTGCTGGCCGAAGCCGGCACCGAACTTACCTGGGACGTCATGCTGGAACTGCCCATCAAGCGCCTGGCCGACATCCTGCGCAACAAGGAGATCAACGAGCAGATCACCCACATGCTGGAAGCCTATGACCGCCAGCTCGAAGTGGTGAAGAAGCTTTACGACGCCAAGCGCGAAAAGGCTACGGAAGGCGACGATCTGCCTCCCGGCGTCATCAAGATGGTCAAGGTGCACATCGCCATCAAGCGTAAGCTTTCCGTGGGCGACAAGATGGCCGGCCGTCATGGTAACAAGGGTGTCGTGTCCATGATTCTGCCTGAAGAAGATATGCCCTTCTTCAAGGACGGCCGTCCCGTGGACGTGGTGCTGAACCCCCTGGGCGTGCCTTCCCGAATGAACATCGGCCAGATCATGGAAACGCATCTGGGCTGGGCCGCCAAGGAACTGGGCCGTCAGCTTGCCGAAATGGTGGACAACGGCGTGGCCATGGACAAGCTCCGTGCGGAAGTGAAGGATATCTTCGCCGCCGACCTGCCTGCCGCCCGTGCCGACGGCATGACCATCGACGAACTGGTGGACAGCATGGATGACGATGCGCTCCGCAAGGCCGTGCTCGGCCTGCGCAAGGGCATCATCACCAAGACCCCCGTGTTCGACGGTGCGGAAGAAGACCAGATCTGGTCGTGGCTGGAACGCGCCGGTCTGCCCAACGACGGCAAGACCGTGCTTTACGACGGCCGCACCGGCGAGCCCTTCGCCAACCGCGTGACCACGGGCGTGATGTACTACCTGAAGCTGCATCACCTCGTCGACGAAAAGATCCATGCCCGTTCCACCGGCCCCTACAGCCTGGTGACGCAGCAGCCCCTCGGCGGTAAGGCCCAGTTCGGCGGCCAGCGTCTCGGTGAAATGGAAGTGTGGGCTCTGGAAGGTTACGGCGCTTCGTACCTGCTGCAGGAATTCCTGACGGTGAAGTCCGACGACGTGGCCGGCCGCGTGAAGATGTATGAAAAGATCGTCAAGGGAGACAACTTCCTTGAAGCCGGTCTGCCCGAATCCTTCAATGTTCTGGTCAAGGAACTCATGTCCCTGGGCCTCAATGTGAACCTTGAACAGGAAGAAACGAAGAAGCCCGCCAAGCCCCGCTTCTTTGTGAACACTCCTGTCATTGAAGAATAG
- the rplL gene encoding 50S ribosomal protein L7/L12 gives MADITKEQVVEFISNMTVLELAEFIKELEEKFGVSAAAPAVAVAAAPAAAAPAEEEKTEFDVILKEVGANKIGVIKVVRALTGLGLKEAKEKVDGAPSTLKEGVSKEDAEAAKKELTEAGATVEIK, from the coding sequence ATGGCTGATATCACCAAAGAACAGGTTGTTGAGTTCATCTCCAACATGACCGTGCTCGAACTGGCCGAATTCATCAAGGAACTCGAAGAAAAGTTCGGCGTGTCCGCTGCCGCTCCCGCCGTGGCCGTTGCCGCTGCTCCCGCCGCTGCCGCTCCCGCTGAAGAAGAAAAGACCGAATTCGACGTTATCCTGAAGGAAGTCGGCGCCAACAAGATCGGCGTCATCAAGGTTGTGCGCGCCCTGACCGGCCTCGGCCTCAAGGAAGCCAAGGAAAAGGTGGACGGCGCTCCCTCCACCCTGAAGGAAGGCGTGTCCAAGGAAGACGCCGAAGCCGCCAAGAAGGAACTCACCGAAGCCGGCGCTACCGTCGAAATCAAGTAA
- the rplJ gene encoding 50S ribosomal protein L10, which yields MKNRSEKAVIIEQVREVASRASFAVVTDFKGMSVEELTGLRVALRAAGGEYHVVKNTLARIALADTEHSSISSSLKDNCAIALGFKDPVGVAKALTDFAKTNSKLEIRQASLDGKALSPAQIAELAKLPSKEQLLAQALATMNAVPTNFVSLMANMVRPLLYALKAIEEKKAA from the coding sequence GTGAAGAACAGGTCTGAAAAAGCCGTAATCATCGAGCAGGTCAGAGAAGTCGCCTCTCGTGCTTCGTTTGCGGTTGTGACCGACTTCAAGGGTATGTCGGTGGAAGAGCTGACCGGGCTCCGTGTGGCGCTGCGCGCCGCTGGCGGCGAATACCACGTCGTCAAGAACACTCTTGCCCGCATTGCGTTAGCAGACACCGAACACAGCTCCATCTCTTCTTCTCTGAAGGATAACTGTGCCATCGCCCTTGGATTCAAGGATCCCGTCGGGGTGGCCAAGGCTCTCACGGACTTCGCCAAGACCAACAGCAAGCTGGAAATCCGCCAGGCCAGCCTTGACGGCAAGGCTCTGAGCCCCGCTCAGATCGCCGAACTCGCCAAGCTGCCTTCCAAGGAACAGCTGCTTGCTCAGGCTCTGGCGACCATGAACGCCGTGCCCACCAACTTCGTGTCTCTCATGGCCAATATGGTTCGTCCTCTTCTGTACGCCCTCAAGGCTATCGAAGAAAAGAAGGCCGCGTAA
- the rplA gene encoding 50S ribosomal protein L1, whose translation MPTHGKKYRNSLEGIDLTQRFSVEDAVAKSLGASFAKFDETVDVALRLGVDPKYSDQMVRGAVSLPHGLGKTVRVAVFCKGDKQAEARAAGADVVGAEDLVAQIKGGWLEFDAAVAAPDVMALVGQVGRVLGPRGLMPNAKTGTVTFDVAKAVQELKAGRVDFKVDKAGVLHAPLGKVSFGPEKIVDNLKALLDAVQRLKPSAAKGQYMLSMTVSTTMGPGFKVDMAQCKKFIEG comes from the coding sequence ATGCCTACGCATGGAAAAAAATATCGCAATTCGCTGGAAGGCATTGATCTGACCCAGCGTTTTTCCGTGGAGGACGCGGTTGCCAAGTCCCTTGGCGCTTCCTTCGCCAAATTTGATGAAACGGTCGACGTTGCCCTCCGTCTGGGCGTCGACCCCAAGTACTCCGACCAGATGGTCCGCGGTGCTGTTTCCCTTCCTCATGGCCTCGGCAAGACCGTGCGCGTGGCCGTGTTCTGCAAGGGCGACAAGCAGGCTGAAGCCCGCGCCGCCGGCGCTGATGTCGTGGGTGCTGAAGACCTCGTGGCCCAGATCAAGGGCGGCTGGCTGGAATTCGACGCCGCCGTTGCCGCTCCCGACGTCATGGCTCTGGTCGGTCAGGTCGGCCGTGTGCTCGGCCCCCGCGGCCTGATGCCCAACGCCAAGACCGGCACCGTCACCTTCGACGTTGCCAAGGCCGTTCAGGAACTGAAGGCCGGTCGCGTGGACTTCAAGGTGGACAAGGCCGGCGTGCTGCACGCTCCCCTCGGCAAGGTTTCCTTCGGTCCCGAAAAGATCGTGGACAACCTCAAGGCTCTTCTCGACGCCGTTCAGCGCCTGAAGCCTTCCGCCGCCAAGGGCCAGTACATGCTCTCCATGACTGTGTCCACCACCATGGGCCCCGGCTTCAAGGTCGACATGGCCCAGTGCAAGAAGTTTATTGAAGGCTGA
- the rplK gene encoding 50S ribosomal protein L11, producing MAKKEVAKIKLQIPAGAANPSPPVGPALGQHGVNIMGFCKEFNARTQDQKGMIIPVIITVYADRSFTFITKTPPAPVLLMKAAKVEKGSGEPNRNKVGSVTMAQVEEIAKLKMPDLNCKDLEGAVRNIMGTARSMGLDVK from the coding sequence ATGGCCAAGAAAGAAGTTGCCAAGATCAAACTGCAGATTCCTGCTGGTGCCGCCAACCCCTCTCCGCCCGTCGGTCCCGCTCTGGGCCAGCACGGCGTGAACATCATGGGGTTCTGCAAGGAATTCAATGCTCGTACTCAGGACCAGAAGGGCATGATCATCCCCGTGATCATCACGGTGTATGCCGACCGCTCCTTCACCTTTATCACCAAGACGCCTCCGGCTCCCGTTCTGCTGATGAAGGCCGCCAAGGTGGAAAAGGGTTCCGGCGAGCCCAACCGTAACAAGGTTGGTTCCGTCACCATGGCTCAGGTTGAGGAAATCGCCAAGCTGAAGATGCCCGACCTGAACTGCAAGGATCTCGAAGGCGCCGTGCGCAACATCATGGGCACCGCGCGCAGCATGGGACTGGACGTCAAGTAA